Proteins co-encoded in one Arachis stenosperma cultivar V10309 chromosome 7, arast.V10309.gnm1.PFL2, whole genome shotgun sequence genomic window:
- the LOC130939654 gene encoding zinc finger BED domain-containing protein RICESLEEPER 2-like has protein sequence MRCCAHILNLIVKDGLEEIDDSVAKIRDAVKYIRSSNSRLTRFKACIAQENIPHKTLVCLDVKTRWNSTYLMLVAALKHQKAFELLEMQDKKFVEELNKGRGVPSFQDWDYAKSVLPFLEMFYDATLRISGSSYVTSNLYMKEVFALGRRIEKYRDDDDLSIRFMASKMKAKYNKYWGNAKTINILLLIVVVLDPCHKLDYVEWCLVNSFGTEVGGELKTKLSSCLHSLYNLYQGADEGNQDDTLSQPSASDKAKDIYDMGLYRQSTGRKSNLKSELERYLNEDCEPDDKPLDILGWWKAKWNRFSVLANMARDILAIPVSTVASESAFSMGEESSINIVAH, from the coding sequence ATGCGGTGTTGTGCGCATATTTTAAACCTGATTGTAAAGGATGGATTGGAGGAGATTGATGATTCGGTCGCCAAAATTCGGGATGCTGTGAAGTATATCAGATCTTCAAATTCAAGATTAACTAGGTTTAAGGCATGTATTGCACAAGAGAATATTCCACATAAGACTCTTGTTTGCCTAGATGTTAAAACGCGATGGAACTCTACATACTTAATGTTAGTAGCAGCCTTAAAGCATCAGAAGGCATTTGAGCTATTAGAGATGCAAGACAAAAAATTTGTTGAAGAATTAAACAAGGGAAGAGGGGTACCTTCATTTCAAGATTGGGATTATGCTAAGTCCGTCTTAccatttttagagatgttttatGATGCTACACTTCGCATCTCTGGATCCTCTTATGTCACAAGTAACTTATACATGAAAGAAGTGTTTGCTCTTGGAAGGAGGATTGAAAAATAtcgtgatgatgatgatttgaGCATAAGATTTATGGCAAGTAAGATGAAAGCAAAATACAACAAGTATTGGGGAAATGCAAAAACTATTAACATATTGTTGTTAATTGTCGTAGTTCTAGATCCCTGCCATAAGTTGGATTATGTTGAGTGGTGCCTAGTTAATTCTTTTGGTACGGAAGTGGGCGGTGAATTGAAGACAAAGTTGTCTTCTTGTCTTCATTcactttataatttatatcaaggTGCAGATGAAGGAAACCAAGATGATACCCTCTCCCAACCGAGTGCAAGTGATAAAGCCAAAGACATATATGATATGGGGTTATATCGTCAATCAACCGGTCGCAAATCCAATCTTAAATCTGAGCTTGAACGTTATTTGAATGAAGACTGTGAGCCAGATGATAAGCCTTTGGATATTCTAGGATGGTGGAAGGCTAAATGGAATCGGTTTTCCGTCCTAGCAAATATGGCACGAGACATATTGGCTATACCAGTTTCAACAGTAGCTTCTGAGTCTGCTTTTAGTATGGGGGAAGAATCATCGATCAATATCGTAGCTCATTGA